A section of the Leptotrichia buccalis C-1013-b genome encodes:
- the rsmI gene encoding 16S rRNA (cytidine(1402)-2'-O)-methyltransferase, with the protein MFYVVGTPIGNLEDITFRAIKVLKEVDYIFAEDTRVTKKLLSHYEIEKTVYQYHEHNKLHQITNIINLLKDEKKIALVTDAGTPCISDPGFELVNEILKAGIKVVGIPGASSIVTGASISGLDMRRMAYEGFLPKKKGRQTLFNKLKEEERTIVILESPNRILKTLKDIKDYLGERYVVITRELTKIYEEIIRGTVSEIIEKLEEKPIKGEIVLFIRAINDDGVYLKTIKTE; encoded by the coding sequence ATGTTTTATGTTGTTGGTACACCAATTGGGAATTTAGAAGATATAACTTTTAGAGCGATAAAAGTTTTGAAGGAAGTTGATTATATCTTTGCAGAAGATACAAGAGTTACAAAAAAACTTCTCTCTCACTATGAAATCGAAAAAACGGTGTACCAATACCATGAACATAACAAACTTCATCAAATTACAAACATCATTAATCTTCTAAAAGATGAAAAAAAAATCGCACTTGTAACAGACGCTGGAACGCCGTGTATTTCAGATCCAGGCTTTGAGCTAGTAAATGAAATTTTAAAAGCTGGAATAAAAGTCGTTGGAATACCAGGAGCCTCATCAATTGTAACAGGTGCAAGCATTTCAGGACTGGATATGCGAAGAATGGCATACGAAGGTTTTTTACCAAAGAAAAAAGGTAGACAGACGCTTTTCAACAAATTAAAGGAAGAAGAGAGAACAATCGTAATTTTAGAATCTCCAAACAGAATTTTAAAAACTCTAAAAGATATAAAGGACTATCTGGGAGAACGTTACGTTGTAATTACAAGAGAACTTACCAAAATTTATGAAGAAATAATCCGTGGAACTGTTTCTGAAATTATAGAGAAGCTGGAAGAAAAGCCAATTAAGGGAGAAATTGTTTTATTTATAAGGGCAATAAATGATGATGGTGTTTATTTAAAAACAATAAAAACAGAGTGA
- the ylqF gene encoding ribosome biogenesis GTPase YlqF, whose protein sequence is MNINWYPGHMKKTKDLIVENLKIIDIVIEILDARIPLSSKNPDISKLANNKKKIIVLNKVDLVDSKELKVWEDYFLENKFSDYFVALSVEKGTNFNELRKITDKIYAEKLEKMKKKGLRKTEVRAMIVGIPNVGKSKFINKFVNKNKARVGNTPGFTRGKQWIKIDEKLELLDTPGVLWPKFEDDEVAYNLAITGSIKDNVLPLEQIAMKFLDKLKDLGKIDNLIKVYNLQENINTEEILKMENHKILEVLEKRLGISKNDEHNYEIISRRLIRDYRIGKIGKFFLEYPKK, encoded by the coding sequence ATGAATATAAACTGGTATCCAGGGCATATGAAGAAAACGAAGGATTTGATTGTGGAAAATCTTAAGATAATTGATATTGTAATTGAGATTTTGGATGCAAGGATTCCACTTTCGAGTAAAAATCCTGATATTTCAAAGCTGGCGAACAATAAGAAAAAGATTATTGTGCTGAATAAGGTGGATTTGGTTGACAGTAAAGAATTGAAAGTCTGGGAAGATTATTTTTTGGAAAATAAATTTTCTGATTATTTTGTGGCTTTGAGCGTGGAAAAAGGGACGAATTTTAATGAATTACGGAAAATTACTGATAAAATTTATGCTGAGAAATTGGAAAAGATGAAGAAAAAGGGGCTTCGTAAAACTGAAGTAAGAGCGATGATTGTTGGGATTCCTAATGTTGGGAAGTCTAAATTTATAAATAAATTTGTGAATAAAAATAAGGCAAGAGTTGGGAATACTCCAGGATTTACACGTGGTAAACAGTGGATAAAGATTGATGAAAAATTAGAACTGCTGGATACTCCAGGGGTTTTGTGGCCCAAATTTGAAGATGATGAAGTGGCTTATAACTTGGCAATTACTGGTTCGATAAAGGATAATGTATTGCCGTTGGAACAAATTGCAATGAAATTTTTGGATAAGTTAAAAGATTTAGGAAAAATTGATAATTTGATAAAAGTGTATAATTTGCAAGAGAATATAAATACTGAAGAAATTTTAAAAATGGAAAATCATAAAATTTTAGAAGTTCTGGAAAAAAGATTAGGAATTTCTAAAAATGATGAGCATAACTATGAAATCATTTCGAGAAGACTAATAAGAGATTACAGGATAGGAAAAATTGGAAAATTCTTTTTAGAATATCCAAAAAAGTAA
- a CDS encoding glycosyltransferase family 4 protein — protein sequence MRIGIFTDTYRPQVNGVVSSIMTLEKELRKLGHKVYIITTTDPDAPKVEPNVLRLPSMEFKPLPQYRLGMVYSSRIIKKIKKLELDIIHSQTEWGVGTFSRFAAINLEIPLVHTYHTLYEYYTHYIFGSRFVSAGKKIAAAISKFYCEKCNALIVPTRKVEDILYSYGVDQTMNIIPTGLELDKFYRGNYSDEDLEFMRESFGIEKNDFLCVYIGRIAEEKSIDMLIDMFSKIKDKNFKFMIVGRGRILDDLKAQAGKLGILDRVIFTGEVPHDKVAAYYQMGDVFLNASISETQGLTFVEAMAAKVPVVARYDLNLEDLLVKNEAGLVYKTEKEFIDSIMLLKEDKEFREKIIKNAFAASQDYTAQKFGERVEAVYKKTIEEYDSRESFTIFRGEKFLQQIRRWTSIKSSGRSPWSK from the coding sequence ATGAGAATCGGAATATTTACAGATACATACAGACCACAGGTTAACGGAGTTGTAAGTTCGATTATGACTCTTGAGAAGGAACTTAGGAAATTAGGACATAAAGTGTACATTATTACTACAACTGATCCTGATGCACCAAAAGTAGAGCCAAATGTTCTTAGACTTCCAAGTATGGAATTTAAACCATTACCACAGTATAGGCTGGGAATGGTTTATTCTTCAAGAATAATAAAAAAAATAAAAAAATTAGAATTGGACATTATTCATTCTCAAACAGAATGGGGAGTAGGGACATTTTCGAGATTTGCGGCAATCAATTTGGAAATACCGCTTGTTCATACTTATCATACGTTATACGAGTACTATACGCATTATATTTTTGGTTCGAGATTTGTTTCGGCTGGTAAAAAAATTGCGGCGGCGATTAGTAAGTTTTATTGTGAAAAATGTAATGCATTGATTGTGCCAACACGTAAAGTTGAGGATATTTTGTATTCTTACGGAGTTGACCAGACAATGAATATTATTCCGACTGGATTGGAGCTGGATAAGTTTTATCGTGGAAATTATTCGGATGAAGATTTGGAATTTATGAGAGAAAGTTTTGGGATAGAAAAAAATGATTTTCTTTGTGTCTACATTGGACGGATTGCTGAAGAAAAAAGTATTGATATGTTAATTGATATGTTTTCTAAAATAAAAGATAAGAACTTTAAATTTATGATTGTCGGACGTGGAAGAATTTTGGACGATTTGAAGGCACAAGCTGGAAAACTAGGAATTTTAGACAGGGTTATTTTTACTGGAGAAGTGCCGCACGATAAAGTTGCTGCTTATTATCAAATGGGAGATGTATTTTTGAATGCGAGCATATCGGAAACACAAGGGCTTACATTTGTTGAAGCTATGGCAGCTAAAGTTCCTGTCGTAGCAAGATATGACTTAAATTTGGAAGACTTACTTGTGAAAAATGAGGCAGGGCTTGTTTATAAGACTGAAAAAGAATTTATTGATTCTATAATGCTTTTAAAGGAAGACAAGGAATTTAGAGAAAAAATTATCAAAAATGCTTTTGCTGCTTCGCAAGATTATACGGCACAAAAATTTGGGGAACGAGTGGAAGCAGTTTATAAAAAAACAATAGAGGAGTATGATAGTCGTGAAAGTTTTACTATATTCAGAGGGGAAAAGTTCCTTCAGCAAATCCGGCGTTGGACAAGCATTAAATCATCAGGTAGAAGCCCTTGGAGCAAATAA
- a CDS encoding glycosyltransferase family 4 protein: protein MIVVKVLLYSEGKSSFSKSGVGQALNHQVEALGANNIEVTQDPEDDYDLAHINTVALKSYEVLKQAKKKGKPVIYHTHTTYEDFRGSIKGSYVLSPIIKFWTKKLYNEADYLISPSEYTKNLIKSKYLEKEKEIRVISNGVNINKFNKNEILKEKFLNEYKSVYDISKPLIITAGLPFERKGIKDFVKVTEKCSDYQFLWFGSSSVKSMLPEKIQKIIENPPKNLIFPGYVDKDILIGAFSAAKAFLFMTYEENEGIVVLEALSAKLPLVVRDIPVYEDWLEDGKTCFKARTNEEFCEKIRNIVENNVENLDEITETAYNIAAERDLLNIGKKYKEYYEYILNQKK, encoded by the coding sequence ATGATAGTCGTGAAAGTTTTACTATATTCAGAGGGGAAAAGTTCCTTCAGCAAATCCGGCGTTGGACAAGCATTAAATCATCAGGTAGAAGCCCTTGGAGCAAATAATATTGAAGTTACGCAGGATCCTGAAGATGATTACGATTTAGCACATATAAATACTGTTGCACTAAAATCTTATGAAGTGTTAAAACAGGCAAAGAAAAAAGGAAAGCCTGTAATTTACCATACACATACAACTTATGAAGATTTTCGTGGAAGTATAAAAGGAAGCTACGTTTTGTCGCCAATTATAAAATTTTGGACAAAAAAATTGTACAATGAGGCAGATTATTTAATTTCTCCATCAGAGTACACAAAAAATCTTATAAAATCAAAATATTTGGAAAAAGAAAAGGAAATCAGAGTAATTTCCAATGGTGTAAATATAAATAAATTTAATAAAAATGAAATTTTAAAGGAAAAATTTTTGAATGAATATAAATCAGTGTATGATATAAGTAAACCATTAATTATAACGGCTGGACTGCCTTTTGAGAGAAAAGGCATAAAGGATTTTGTAAAAGTAACTGAAAAATGTAGCGACTACCAGTTTCTCTGGTTCGGTTCATCAAGCGTGAAATCAATGCTGCCTGAAAAAATTCAAAAAATCATTGAAAATCCACCTAAAAATCTTATTTTTCCAGGATATGTGGACAAAGATATTTTAATTGGAGCATTTAGTGCCGCCAAAGCCTTTCTTTTTATGACTTATGAGGAAAATGAAGGAATTGTGGTGCTAGAGGCACTTTCAGCGAAATTGCCGCTTGTAGTGAGAGATATTCCAGTGTATGAAGACTGGCTGGAAGATGGGAAAACGTGTTTTAAAGCTAGGACTAATGAAGAATTTTGTGAAAAAATTAGAAATATCGTGGAAAACAATGTGGAAAATTTGGATGAAATTACAGAAACAGCATATAATATTGCTGCAGAAAGAGATTTATTAAATATAGGAAAAAAATATAAGGAATATTATGAGTATATATTAAATCAAAAAAAATAA